CGCCCACCCGACTTGCCCACCCAGGTCCATTTGCAGCCGCAATACAGGTCGCCCATGGCGCTGCTTGCCTGGTCCAGGTAGATCTTCTGTTTAGCGACGACCTTGGCTTCGGTGAAGGTCGAAGGCGGGTTGGCGAAGGCGGGGAGGTTGACGGCGAGGAGCAGGGATACGGCGTAGAGCAGTTTTTTCATGGGGGAAAGCAGATTTCAGAGACGGGCGTGCATTGTAATCAAAAAAAGCCTAAGCATTTGATTTTACTGGGTTGTATGAGGTCGTCTCGACCGGCGACCCCGCCCTGATAGGCTGACGCTGCTGGGCTGGGTGAAAACTACCCATTGCTGTTCATCTTTGGTGCATATTTGCCTTTATTTAAGGCAGCAAGCACACACCGAATCCGCCAATCCTTGCTTAACTGTGCATGTTGCACAGTTAATGTTGTGCCGTTCGCCTCGGGTTTCGGTGGTCAAGGCTCACTGTTAAACCGGCCCGCATATTGCTCTATCTGCTCCAACTACCACCCGGAGCCCCGTGCAATGAGCTCACCTACCGAATTCCCGCTTTGCGAAGCCCCGCCATCTTCGCGCAAGGGCCTGCTACCCATTGCGATGGTGCTGTTCAGCTTCACCTTCTTCACCGGCACGATGTTCGCTGGCGGCAAGCTGGGCATGGCCTTCAACTTTGTCGACATGCTGTGGGTTGCCACGCTCGGCAACACGTTGCTGGCCTTGTACGCCGCTACCCTGGCGTTCATCGCTTCACGCAGCGGGCTCAACACCGTACTGATGGGCCGCTTCTGCTTCGGCGAAGCGGGCAGCCGGCTTTCGGATTTTTTGCTGGGTTTCGCCGAGCTCGGCTGGTACGCCTGGGGCACGGCGACCGTGGCGATCGTGCTGGTCAAACTGCTGGGGCTGGCAGGTGGCTTTACGGTGCCGTTGATGGTGCTGTTCGGCCTTGGTTTCAGCATCACGGCCATCATTGGCTTCAAAGGGCTTGACCTGCTGTCACGGGTTTCGGTGCCGTTGATGTTTACGCTGCTGCTGGTGTCGATGTACATCGCCACCCGCGATGCCGGCGGGTTTGCGGGGCTGGTAGCCGTGGTGCCGCACGAGACCATGACCTTTTCAGCCGCAGTGACCATGGTCTTCGGCACCTTCGCCAGTGGCGCTACCCAAGCCACCAACTGGACCCGCCTGGCGCGTAGCGGACGGGTGGCGGTGGTGGCCAGCATCGTCGCCTTTCTGCTTGGCAACGGCCTGATGGTGGTGGCCGGAGCCTGGTGCGCGATGGTGTATCAGCAGGCTGACATCGTCGAGGTGATGATGCTGCAAGGCCTCTCGTTTGCGGCGGTGGTGATGCTGTGCCTGAACCTGTGGACGATCCAGGGCCCGACCATCTACAACGTGTCGGCAGCCGCCTGCCATCTGCTGCGCAGTGAACGCCGGCGTACCGCAACGCTGGTAGCGGCCGGGGTAGGGATTGTGCTGGCCATCGGCGGCATGTACGAAATGCTGATCCCGTTCCTGGTGCTGTTGGGCTCGGTCATACCGCCGGTGGGCGGCGTGATCATGGCCGACTTCTGGTACCGCCATCGCGGCCAGTATCCGGCATTGGCCACGGTGGCCCTGCCGCGCTACAACCTGATTGGGCTTTTCGCTTATGCCGTCGGTGCGGTACTGGCGTATGCCTCGCCCTGGGTCGCGCCGCTGGTGGGCATTGGCGCTTCGGCGCTGTGCTACATCCTCATGCTTGAGCTGAACGGGCGGCGCCGCCTGGCAGGCGAGGCAGGTGTCGAACCGTGAGCCTGGCGCTGGATGAAATCCTCCACCTGCCCGGCCTGCAGGACATGGCCGTTCGTGCTGGCGCGCGCAACCTGCAGCGGCGGGTGCGCTGGCCATACGTAGCGGAGAACGAAGGCATCGCCGAGTGGGTGATGGGCGGCGAGCTGGTGTTCGTCACGGGCATCAATCACCCTCGCGGCGAGGCCAACCTGCTGAGCCTGGTGGAGGACGGCGAGGCAGTGGGCATCGCGGGCATGGTCATTCTCACCGGGGGTACTTTTATCCAGCGCATCCCGCCAGCGGTACTGGCGCGCGCCGAGCAACTGGGCTTGCCGTTGATCGAGCAGCCCTATGCGCTGAAGATGGTTGTGGTCACCCACTTGATCGGCACGGCATTGGTGCAGATGACGCAGGTGCGGCGCTCGCGCAACGATATTCTGGGCCAGTTGCTGACCGGAGACTACCCAAGCCTGGCGATTGCCCGGCAGCGGGCGGCGCACCTGGCGTTGGCGCTGGACGAGCCGCGGCGCCTGCTGGCGCTGCGCTTGTCGGGCGTCGATGGCTTGTTCGAACGCCTCGGCCTGGCTCAAGGCGAGCGCGTATGGCAAGGCGTTCGCCAAGCCCTGGAAGACCAGCTTGAGGCGTGGTGCCGTGGCCGGCCGGGAACCGTGACCGCGCACTTGCCGGGTGACCTGTTCGTGATGCTGCTGCCCGACGCGCCGGAGCTGCCTGCTACCCTGGCCGCGCTGCATCGGCAATTGACCCCCGTGGCGGGGGCGTTGGGCCTGTACATGGGCCTGTCGAGCCTGGCCGAGGATTGCGCCCACTACCGCCAGGCACTGAACGAAGCACGTCAGGCCCTGGAAGTGGCGCAGAATCTGCGCCCGGCCAATGGTTTTTGCGACTTCAGCGAACTGGGCGTACTGCGCCTGCTGCAGGGCATCGTCGATCACTCGCTGATCGACGATTTCGTGGCCCAGACACTAGGCCCGTTGATCACACCCGGGCGCAAGCACCCCGATACCCTGGTGCATACCCTCGATGCCCTGCTCAAGGAGAACGGCAATGGCCTGAAGGCCGCCCAACGCCTGGGGTTGCACCGCAATACCATCAACCAACGCATTCAACGCATCGAACAACTGAGCGGGCAGTCATTGGACGACCCGCTTTTTCGTATGAACGCTTCGGTGGCCATGCTGGTGTGGCGCATGACCGAAGCCCAAGGCAAGGAGTAACTCCATGAACATCATCAACGCACGCTTGCGTGGCAAGGCTGGCCTGTTTCGTATCGAACTCAACGGCGACCGTATCGCCACTATCCAGTCCCAGGCTGACGCGGTGGCACTGGGTGCCCCCGGTGACCTGGATGCCAAGCAGAATCTGGTGGTGGCCCCCTTTGTCGAACCGCACATTCATCTGGACGCCACCCTTACTGCCGGCGAGCCGAAGTGGAACATGAGCGGCACCTTGTTCGAAGGCATCGAACGCTGGGCCGAGCGCAAGGAAATCACCACCCACGAGGACATCAAGACCCGCGCCACGAAGACCATCGGCATGCTGGTTGACCATGGCATTCAGCACGTACGCACCCATGTGGATGTCACCGCCCCCAAGCTCACGGCGCTCAAGGCCATGGTCGAGGTGCGTGAAGAGGTGCGCCACCTGGTCGACCTGCAGATTGTCGCCTTCCCCCAGGAGGGCATCGAGTCGTACGCCAACGGCCGGGCGCTGATGACCGAAGCGGTGGCCATTGGTGCCGATGTGGTCGGCGGCATTCCGCATTTCGAGAACACCCGCGACCAGGGCGTGTCATCGATCAAGTTCCTGATGGACCTGGCCGAGCGTACCGGCTGCCTGGTAGACGTGCACTGCGACGAAACCGACGACCCGCAGTCGCGCTTTCTTGAGGTGCTGGCCGAAGAGGCCCGCGTGCGCGACATGGGCGCCCGGGTCACGGCCAGCCATACCGTAGCGATGGGGTCCTACGACAACGCCTACTGCTACAAGCTGTTCCGTTTGCTCAAGTTGTCGGGCATCAACTTCGTCTCGTGCCCAACCGAAAGCATCCACCTGCAAGGGCGCTTTGAGAGCTACCCCAAGCGCCGCGGTGTTACCCGCGTGGCGGAAATCGACCGTGCGGGCATGAACGTATGCTTTGGCCAGGATTCGATCGTCGACCCGTGGTACCCGTTGGGCAACGGCAACATCCTGCGCATTCTTGAAGCTGGGCTGCACATTTGCCACATGCTCGGGTACGAAGACTTGCAGCGCTGCCTGGACCTGATCACCGACAACAGTGCGCGCACGCTGAACCTGGGTGATCGTTACGGCATCGAGGTCGGGCGGCCGGCCAACCTGCTGCTGTTGTCGGCGCCGGATGACTACGAGATGGTGCGCAGCCAAGGGCATGCACTGGTGTCGGTGCGTAATGGCAAGGTGCTGATGCGGCGTACGCCGGCGCAGGTCGAACGCTTGGCCTGACATCGCTGACACTTTATTGAACGCCCTGGACGTATCAGGGCAACCCCAGCCCCCCCTCAAACGCTGTTTGCAGATCCCGCTCGGGTATTTCCCATATCAGCAGCTTCGGGGGCGTTTCAAGAAATGCTGGGCTGGCAAAATAGGCCTTGGCAGCGCCGGAAAACTCACCGCCTTCCTTGGCGAAGTTCCCCACCGGTGCACCCAGCGCCAGTTGCAGATAACCGGCAAAACCGGAGTTGTGGGAGAACGATGTGCCGATCAGCGCCACGTTTGGCAGGGCGCTGTCGCCAAACAAGTCATCGAGGTCGTCGTCGCTGGGCTGCAGGTCCAGGGCCTGAACCTGCGACACAACCACCTGCTCGACGGGAGGTTGCAGCGCAAGCGGCAACCAATCGATGCCGGCCAGGCGCACCAGGTCGCCGGGGCGGGGGGCGGCAGGGGCCTGCGCAAGCTCGAAAGCTTGCCGTGGGGAGGGCACTACCTCAAGCGCTGCAATAGCTTGCGCGACAAACGTGGCAGCGGCTTGTGCTCCGGCCTCGCTCCAATGGCTGTCGGTTCGCAAATACGCCCGCTTGCCAAGCACCGTCAAGCGCTCGCCCAGGTCAAGGGCGGGCACGCCGCCGGCCTCCAGTAGCCCCCGCCATTGCACCACGCGCGATGCAAAACTGGCCGGGCGGTACAGGTGACACAGGGCGGTGCTGGCGACTCTGCTTTTATCCGGCACGATCGCCACCAGCAACTGGATACCCCGTTGTGCCAACGCCTGGCGCAAGCGGATAACGGCCTGGGCCTTGGCCCGGGCATTGTGCTCAGCCTGGGGCTGCATGTGCAGCTCGTCGGTGAGGAACAGCCAGCCAGGGCAACCCTCGCGCACGCGTGGGCCCAGGTCGGCCATCAGTAACCAACGGCTGCCGCGCTCCAGGTCGGCGGCGTGCTGCGGCAGCGGCGCCTCAGGCAACTGCTTGGCCAGGTGGTGAGTGAGTTCGCCATGCAGCAGTGCATCGCGGTCCAGGTTGGGTGCCAGCCAGGCGATGGGTTTGCGCAACAACCAGGCACACGAGAGCAACGCGCCCACCAGGAACAGGACGAACAAGTAACCCGCGAGGGCGCTGGTGCGTAGGGCCAGAGGGGATGGCGGTGGTGCAGTTTCAGGCGTCTTGTTCATCAGAATTGGAAGTACAGGAAGGGCACGGATTCGCGACTGGCGATCAGGCAGAACGACAAGGCGAAACCCAGCACGGGCCAAAGGGACGCCGACCACAGGAACAGGGGATGGTCGGCGAATTGTTCTTCAACGGTGGGTTGCAGTAGCGGGGCCAGTATCGCCAGTACGCCCAGCACCGCCGCCACCCCATGCACAGGGCGCAGGGTGGTGGCCATGGCGTCGCCAAGGGCGATGCCGTGCAAGCCCAACTGGCCTGCATACATGCCCAGCGCAGTGGCGAAATCAGGTGAACGGAACAACGTCCAGGCCAGGCAGACGAACAGCAACGTGGCGGTGTGTGCCGCCCAGCTCGGCAGGCTGGGCAGGTGCGAACGCGACCAGGCCCGGTCGATGCACAGGGCGATGCCATGGGCCGAGCCCCAGAGCAGGTAGTTCCAGCTGTCGCCGCCGTGCCACAGGCCGGCGATGGCCATGGTCAGGAATAGGTTGCGATACGTGCGCCAGGCACCTCGTCGGTTCCCGCCCATGGCGATATACAAGTAATCGCGCAGCCAGGTGGACAGCGACAGGTGCCAGCGGCGCCAGAAGTCCTGGATGCTGCTGGCCAGGTAGGGGCGGTTGAAGTTCTCGGGGAAGTGAAAGCCCAGCATCAGGCCAAGGCCGATCGCCATGGCGCTGTAGCCGGCGAAGTCGAAAAACAACTGCAGCGAGTAGGCCAGGCAGCCGATCCAGGCATCGACCAGCGACGGCTGCTCAAGCGCGAAGGCGACATTCGCGAGCGGGGCCAGGGTATCTGCCACCAGCACTTTCATGCACATGCCAACCATGAACCGGCGTGCCCCCAGGGCGAAGTTCTGCCAGTTGAACAGGCGTTGTTCGAGTTCTCGACGCACCCAGTCATAGCGAATGATCGGCCCGGCAATCGAATGGCCGAACATCGAGATGTAGGTGGCAAAGCGAACGAAGCTGCGCTCTACCGGCACCACATGGCGATGCACATCCACCAGGTACGAGATGGCCTGCAGCACGATGAATGAAAGCCCTGCTGGCAGGGCGACCCTCTGCCATTCCATGGGCAAGGCACCGTAGTGGAGCAGCAGGTCGTTGTACGTAGCAGCCAGGATGTTGGCGTATTTGTACCAACACAGTACGGCCGTGTTGGTGACGATGAGGGTAACCAACAGGTACAGCCGGGGCCTGCGGTGTTCCTCGGTGCGCACCACCAGCAAGGCGCCGGCCCAGGCCAGTACGGTCAGGGCCATGTGCAACATCAGGAACAGCGGGCTTAACCAGCTGTAGAACAGCCAACTGCCGATCAACAGGACCAGGTTGCGCCAGGCGGGCCGTACCCACGCATAGACCAATAGGAATAGCGGCAGGAACAGCGTGAGAAACTCAAGCGAAGCGAAGACCATGAGTGCCGTTTATCCAGTCAGTGGGCGACGGTGTCGGTGATGCTGCGAAGCTGCGGGCCAGTCGGCGAGGGCAGCAGGAGCAGGCTGTAGCGTTCACCGGCCAGCAAAGGGCCGAGTGCCAGGGGCTTGTCGACGGCCTTGCCGGCGCAATGCAACTGGACCTTCAGGCCAGGGCGCGGGTTGATTTCCTGACGCCGCGGGTTACCGGCCGGGGCCTTGGCGAACAGGTCTAGATCACGCTCCGCCAGCATCACCCGGGGCTCCGAGCAGCTTGCGTCTGCATTGAACAGGGCCAGTGAAGCCTTGAGCAGGTTGGGCAGTTCGAATGCTTCATGGACGATCAATGGGTCGATGCCGCCCTGTGCATTGGCCAGGGCAAAAACCGTGACGAATTCGCCAGGCGCAGCCTGCAGTTGCACGCGGGCCTGGTGGCTGTCACGGGCAAGGTGGCCGGTAATGCGCTGGCCACCGGGTATGGGCATGAAGTCGCTGCTTAGTTGCCCTGCTTTCAAGTGCAGTTGCGACTGCCCGCCGTCAGGCTGCAACACAAGCTCACTTGCGGTTGGATTGAGCAGGCGCATGTACGCCGAATCCTGCGCGGGGCCGGTCGGGTAAAGGGCAATCTGGGCCGCCTGGCTTGCCGTGGACAATGCCACGGCGCCGGCGAAGACAAGCGAAAGGGCAGCGTTCATGGGTTCGCTCCTGTCAATGCGCTGGCGGGCAACTGGCTGAGCGATGCACCAATGGCGCTGGCCCAGGCTTTGTAACCCGCGATGGTGAAGTGCTGGCCATCGGAGGTGACCCATTGCCCGGGTTTGGAGAGCTGAGTCGAGTCGATGTAGGTGCACGGCGCCACCATCTTTGCCAGGGTGCTGGCCACCAGTTGCGTCCTGACCTGGTTTTTGCCGTACTGGTTCTCGTTGATGTTGCTGCCATTGGCCTTGCCCCAGGCAGGGCCGACCCACACGCAGCGGGTACCGGTGGCGGCAATTTGCCGGGTCAGTGCGGTGACACTCTGGTAGGCCCAGACTTTTGGGAACGGCGTGGTTTTGTAGGAGGCCAGGGTGTCGCCAATGATCAGCACCACCGCATCGGGTTTATCCCGGGCGATGACCTGGGCAATCGGTTCGGTGCTCATGGTGCCGCGGCTCATCAGCTTGAGCGTACCGCCAGGTTCGCGTGTGGCCCCGCAATCAAGCTTGAGCTTGGGCGTTACCCAGTCTTCGGCATTGGCGCCACAGGCGCCAATGGCATGGACTTGGGCACCTTGTCGGGTGAGTTCGTCATACAAAGGGTTCATCAGGGAGTCGGGGAAGCTCATGTGGCTTTCGCCGATCACCAGCAGGGTCAGGCCTGCCAGTACGGAAGATGTGGCCATGGGGGTCCTTGGTGGTCAGTGGGAGTAGGGGGAGGTGAAAGGGCGCACGGGCAGGGGCATCGGCCTGCTGACTTCGTCGAAGCCGTACCTCAGGTAGAGGCTGCCGGCGTACTGCTTGTAGTCATTGGCGTTATCCAGGCCCAGGTTGGCACCCAAGTACAGGTTACGGTCGAGCCGGTATTCACCCGTTGCGCTGAAGCTGTAGCCGATGCCGGTCTTGCTCTGGCCTGCGTAGCGGGACAAGCCGACGGCATCGGCATTGCGCTGCAGTGCCGAATGCCCAGGGAAGATCGGCGCGCTGTCCTGGTCGATGTACTGCACCCCCACCGAGCCATGCAGGGCATAGCTCAAACGCGCTCCGCGTTGTGCCCAGTCCACGGGGATGCCCAGGGCGAAGAACTTTTGTGGGCTGAAATAGCCGCCGTGGCCATAGGTGTAGAAGTTCTGGTTGTCCGAATAGCTCATGGCCGTGCCGTTTACGCCCAGGGTCAGACGGCTGTCGCGGGTGTTGTGCAGGTACCAGTAGATGCCGCTACCCAGCTCGAAGCGATTGTTCGCCTCGACGTGCTCGCCGAGCAGGCGGTGGGCTGAGGCATAACCGTAGGCACCGGTGCGCTGATCGTCATGGCTGAGCTCAGCACGTACGCCATTGGCAGTCACGCCGCCCCATTCGACGCCACTGCGCGGGTCGCGCGAACCGGCGAAGGAGGTGACGCTGTCGGTCACCGATCGCCGTGAGGCACTGAGGGTGTAGCGGTAGTCAGGGGCATCTTGCAGGGCCCGCTCAAGGCTGATGCCACCCACTGGCGTGCTGTAGGTGAAGCCCAGCGGGCTGACGCCCAGGTCACCTTTCAGGCCGCGGTCCTCATCGCGATAGGCCACGGCCAGGCCGACACCGCTGTCTTCCTGGCGGCCCACGCTGGCAAGGCCACTGGTGCCGAATTGCGCCACCGAATAGCCTTTGGGCGTGCCGGCCTGTAGCCAGGTTGGCGTAACACGCAGGGCCATGCTGCGACCCGCCTCGTCCAGGGGGAAGCCGATTTCCAGCGGTGTCTGGATATCGGTGAGCTTGCCCAGACCTTTCTCGGTGTTGTTGTTGCGCACGCTCAGCCCTTGGTTGAGGTACGGGCGCTGGACCTGGCCAAGGGTATCGAGTGTCTCACGGGCAGGGCTAGCCTCGACGAGCGACGTGTCTGCACTGGCGTAGGCGCCCGCCGGAGGCCTATTGGTAGCGCCCGGTTCGTCCGCGACAGGGGCCGGGACCCAATCATTGCTGGCCAGCAGGGTGGCCTGCTGGCGCTGACCTGGGAGGCGCACGAACGGGTTGTCGACGCGTGCGGCGGGGGATGGCGCAACCGCCACAATGCGCGGCGGTTGTTCGCGCTGTTCGATGTCCAGTGCCTTGTTCAGCAGTTGTCGGGCCTTGCTTGTCTGGCCCAGGCTGCGGTAAAGCTGAGCGGCCTGGGTCAGGGTGCGGGGCTCGTTGGGTTGCAGCGCCAGGGCCTGGCCCAGCGCTTGTTCTGCCTGCGCAAATGCACGCCCCTCGACGGCCAGCTCGGCAAACCCCAGGTGCAGCACGGCGTTGTCCGGGTCACCCTCAAGCAATGGCTGGTATACCTGGCGGGCTTTTGCCCAGTTGCCGCTGGCGCTGTACATGCGCGCCAGCGACGTCACGGCCTGAGGCGCATGCGGGCGCTGCTCCAGCGCCGGGGCCAGCATGTCGTAAGCAGCCACCAGGTCATTTCTTTCGCGCAGCTTGTCGGCCTGTTTCACGCGGTAGCGGTAGAGCAGGTCGGCGTATTGGCGACGGGTTTTGTCATCCAGGTTCTGGTCTTTGAGCGCGCGCAGTATCTCGCCGGCTTCGGTATCCTGGTCGCCCTTGAGCAGTACCCCGGCCTTGAGCAAGCGGGTCGATGCTGCGTTGCCCTGCAACCCTTGCATCAATCGTTCGGCCTGTTCGGGCTGGCCGGTTTCGGCGTAGGCCGAAGCGACCACAGCAACACGCTCAGGCTTGCCGGCTGCGCTGGGTTCAGCCTGTGCCAGCCGCGCCCAGGCCGCCTGGCGTTGGCCGCGCCGGGCCAACTCCAGTGCCTGTTCGACCTGCAGGTGCAGTTGGCTGTCCTGCTCCAGGCTAGTCATTGCCTGGCTACGGCGTGTGGGAGGAATGCGCTGCAGCGTGCGTTGCACATCAGCCCAGGCTTGGCGCTGCGCTGAAAGCAGTGCACTGCCATACAGCGCATCGGGGTCATCTGGGTGGCGTTTGAGGTGATCGTCCATCAGCGTTCGGGCCGCCCGCACTTGGCCGCGTTCCAGCAACACCCGGGCCAAGGCAAAGCGCGCCCACGGGTTCTGCGGGTCGTCAGCCAGCGCTACTTGATAGGCGGCTTGGGCGGCAGAGAGGTCGCCTTGACGTTCGGCCAGTTTGCCGGCCTGAGTGGCACGTAGCGCCTTGATGCGCAGGGTGGAAGGCAAGCGCGCGCGCTGCTGGGCGGTAAGCCCGTCAATCAGGTTCAGCGCCTGCGCTTCCTTGCCCGCCTGGGTCAACACGTTCAAAAGCCCACTGAGCGCGTCGGCGTAGTCGGGGGTCCGGGCCAACACCTGGCGGTACTGAGCTTCGGCGGTTTCCCATTGGCCACGCCGGGCCTGCAAG
The sequence above is drawn from the Pseudomonas putida genome and encodes:
- the codB gene encoding cytosine permease, giving the protein MSSPTEFPLCEAPPSSRKGLLPIAMVLFSFTFFTGTMFAGGKLGMAFNFVDMLWVATLGNTLLALYAATLAFIASRSGLNTVLMGRFCFGEAGSRLSDFLLGFAELGWYAWGTATVAIVLVKLLGLAGGFTVPLMVLFGLGFSITAIIGFKGLDLLSRVSVPLMFTLLLVSMYIATRDAGGFAGLVAVVPHETMTFSAAVTMVFGTFASGATQATNWTRLARSGRVAVVASIVAFLLGNGLMVVAGAWCAMVYQQADIVEVMMLQGLSFAAVVMLCLNLWTIQGPTIYNVSAAACHLLRSERRRTATLVAAGVGIVLAIGGMYEMLIPFLVLLGSVIPPVGGVIMADFWYRHRGQYPALATVALPRYNLIGLFAYAVGAVLAYASPWVAPLVGIGASALCYILMLELNGRRRLAGEAGVEP
- a CDS encoding SGNH/GDSL hydrolase family protein, giving the protein MATSSVLAGLTLLVIGESHMSFPDSLMNPLYDELTRQGAQVHAIGACGANAEDWVTPKLKLDCGATREPGGTLKLMSRGTMSTEPIAQVIARDKPDAVVLIIGDTLASYKTTPFPKVWAYQSVTALTRQIAATGTRCVWVGPAWGKANGSNINENQYGKNQVRTQLVASTLAKMVAPCTYIDSTQLSKPGQWVTSDGQHFTIAGYKAWASAIGASLSQLPASALTGANP
- a CDS encoding alginate O-acetyltransferase AlgX-related protein; protein product: MNKTPETAPPPSPLALRTSALAGYLFVLFLVGALLSCAWLLRKPIAWLAPNLDRDALLHGELTHHLAKQLPEAPLPQHAADLERGSRWLLMADLGPRVREGCPGWLFLTDELHMQPQAEHNARAKAQAVIRLRQALAQRGIQLLVAIVPDKSRVASTALCHLYRPASFASRVVQWRGLLEAGGVPALDLGERLTVLGKRAYLRTDSHWSEAGAQAAATFVAQAIAALEVVPSPRQAFELAQAPAAPRPGDLVRLAGIDWLPLALQPPVEQVVVSQVQALDLQPSDDDLDDLFGDSALPNVALIGTSFSHNSGFAGYLQLALGAPVGNFAKEGGEFSGAAKAYFASPAFLETPPKLLIWEIPERDLQTAFEGGLGLP
- a CDS encoding cell division protein FtsQ, with translation MNAALSLVFAGAVALSTASQAAQIALYPTGPAQDSAYMRLLNPTASELVLQPDGGQSQLHLKAGQLSSDFMPIPGGQRITGHLARDSHQARVQLQAAPGEFVTVFALANAQGGIDPLIVHEAFELPNLLKASLALFNADASCSEPRVMLAERDLDLFAKAPAGNPRRQEINPRPGLKVQLHCAGKAVDKPLALGPLLAGERYSLLLLPSPTGPQLRSITDTVAH
- a CDS encoding PucR family transcriptional regulator, which encodes MSLALDEILHLPGLQDMAVRAGARNLQRRVRWPYVAENEGIAEWVMGGELVFVTGINHPRGEANLLSLVEDGEAVGIAGMVILTGGTFIQRIPPAVLARAEQLGLPLIEQPYALKMVVVTHLIGTALVQMTQVRRSRNDILGQLLTGDYPSLAIARQRAAHLALALDEPRRLLALRLSGVDGLFERLGLAQGERVWQGVRQALEDQLEAWCRGRPGTVTAHLPGDLFVMLLPDAPELPATLAALHRQLTPVAGALGLYMGLSSLAEDCAHYRQALNEARQALEVAQNLRPANGFCDFSELGVLRLLQGIVDHSLIDDFVAQTLGPLITPGRKHPDTLVHTLDALLKENGNGLKAAQRLGLHRNTINQRIQRIEQLSGQSLDDPLFRMNASVAMLVWRMTEAQGKE
- a CDS encoding cellulose biosynthesis protein BcsC, with protein sequence MRKQTLAIAVWAALSGTSATAAEPVSPQVLLVQQGQYWQHKEQADRAAQAWQKLLHIAPEHPDALYGLGLIAVQKDQPAVANGYLQRLRALTPTSLQALQLQQDISLATPEKQLMLEQARELSDADQREQAVAVYRRLLEGREPQGLIAREYYNTLGFTQDGWPQARKGLEQLARQRPDDSILALFLALHLARNPDSRADGIRALATLSHNPDIGGNADETWRFALEWLGPPKRDQVVLFQQYLQAHPDDTQIRALMNKGLAQNRGGRGGWQRDLRVTQALKALDTGDLASAEAALQARLKEHPRDFDALGGMGVLRQQQKRLDEAEGYLVQATRLPGGAQWRTALADVRYWKLVAEADTAGRAGRFDDARRALGQAIVARPNDPAGPTALAALQARRGQWETAEAQYRQVLARTPDYADALSGLLNVLTQAGKEAQALNLIDGLTAQQRARLPSTLRIKALRATQAGKLAERQGDLSAAQAAYQVALADDPQNPWARFALARVLLERGQVRAARTLMDDHLKRHPDDPDALYGSALLSAQRQAWADVQRTLQRIPPTRRSQAMTSLEQDSQLHLQVEQALELARRGQRQAAWARLAQAEPSAAGKPERVAVVASAYAETGQPEQAERLMQGLQGNAASTRLLKAGVLLKGDQDTEAGEILRALKDQNLDDKTRRQYADLLYRYRVKQADKLRERNDLVAAYDMLAPALEQRPHAPQAVTSLARMYSASGNWAKARQVYQPLLEGDPDNAVLHLGFAELAVEGRAFAQAEQALGQALALQPNEPRTLTQAAQLYRSLGQTSKARQLLNKALDIEQREQPPRIVAVAPSPAARVDNPFVRLPGQRQQATLLASNDWVPAPVADEPGATNRPPAGAYASADTSLVEASPARETLDTLGQVQRPYLNQGLSVRNNNTEKGLGKLTDIQTPLEIGFPLDEAGRSMALRVTPTWLQAGTPKGYSVAQFGTSGLASVGRQEDSGVGLAVAYRDEDRGLKGDLGVSPLGFTYSTPVGGISLERALQDAPDYRYTLSASRRSVTDSVTSFAGSRDPRSGVEWGGVTANGVRAELSHDDQRTGAYGYASAHRLLGEHVEANNRFELGSGIYWYLHNTRDSRLTLGVNGTAMSYSDNQNFYTYGHGGYFSPQKFFALGIPVDWAQRGARLSYALHGSVGVQYIDQDSAPIFPGHSALQRNADAVGLSRYAGQSKTGIGYSFSATGEYRLDRNLYLGANLGLDNANDYKQYAGSLYLRYGFDEVSRPMPLPVRPFTSPYSH
- the codA gene encoding cytosine deaminase, producing the protein MNIINARLRGKAGLFRIELNGDRIATIQSQADAVALGAPGDLDAKQNLVVAPFVEPHIHLDATLTAGEPKWNMSGTLFEGIERWAERKEITTHEDIKTRATKTIGMLVDHGIQHVRTHVDVTAPKLTALKAMVEVREEVRHLVDLQIVAFPQEGIESYANGRALMTEAVAIGADVVGGIPHFENTRDQGVSSIKFLMDLAERTGCLVDVHCDETDDPQSRFLEVLAEEARVRDMGARVTASHTVAMGSYDNAYCYKLFRLLKLSGINFVSCPTESIHLQGRFESYPKRRGVTRVAEIDRAGMNVCFGQDSIVDPWYPLGNGNILRILEAGLHICHMLGYEDLQRCLDLITDNSARTLNLGDRYGIEVGRPANLLLLSAPDDYEMVRSQGHALVSVRNGKVLMRRTPAQVERLA
- a CDS encoding MBOAT family O-acyltransferase: MVFASLEFLTLFLPLFLLVYAWVRPAWRNLVLLIGSWLFYSWLSPLFLMLHMALTVLAWAGALLVVRTEEHRRPRLYLLVTLIVTNTAVLCWYKYANILAATYNDLLLHYGALPMEWQRVALPAGLSFIVLQAISYLVDVHRHVVPVERSFVRFATYISMFGHSIAGPIIRYDWVRRELEQRLFNWQNFALGARRFMVGMCMKVLVADTLAPLANVAFALEQPSLVDAWIGCLAYSLQLFFDFAGYSAMAIGLGLMLGFHFPENFNRPYLASSIQDFWRRWHLSLSTWLRDYLYIAMGGNRRGAWRTYRNLFLTMAIAGLWHGGDSWNYLLWGSAHGIALCIDRAWSRSHLPSLPSWAAHTATLLFVCLAWTLFRSPDFATALGMYAGQLGLHGIALGDAMATTLRPVHGVAAVLGVLAILAPLLQPTVEEQFADHPLFLWSASLWPVLGFALSFCLIASRESVPFLYFQF